The following is a genomic window from Caldanaerobius fijiensis DSM 17918.
ATATATAGGTGGTTTTGTAAAGGTGATCGATGGCCCGCTTAAAGGCCTTGAAGGGCATATTATTGATATTGACAAGAGAAAACACAGAGCCCGCGTGAGGATAAGTATCATGGGGGAACCCAGGGTCGTACAACTGGGTGTGCAGCAACTGGAAGGGGCTATGGATGATACAGATAAGGGAGTTGAAAGTTTATGAAGGTATTGGTGACAGGTGGAGCGGGTTTTATTGGTTCCAATTTGGTGGACTTGTTGATAGATAAAGGTTGCGATGTAATCGTAGTGGATTCCCTTATAACGGGGAAAAAGGAGAACATCAACAAGGCAGCCCGGTTTTATAAAATAGATATAAGGGATGAGGGAATAAAAGATATCTTTGAAAAGGAAAGACCTGAGTTTGTTATACATCACGCTGCTCAAATCGATGTGCAAAGATCTATAAAAGATCCGGTATATGATGCGTCTGTCAATATTCTTGGAACAGTGAACCTTTTGCAGCAGTGTGTGCATTATGGGGTAAAGAAGATTGTGTACGCCTCATCAGCTGCGGTCTATGGCAATCCTTTATACCTTGGCATAGATGAATCCCATAGGGTGCAGCCATTGTCTTTTTATGGTATAACAAAGCACGCTGTTGAACATTACCTGTATGTCTACCGCGAGCTGTATGGTTTGAATTATACCGTGCTGAGATATGCCAATGTCTATGGGCCAAGGCAGGATTATACGGGCGAAGGCGGAGTTGTAGCTATTTTTATAGACAGGCTTTTACACGGCAAAAGACCTGTTATATATGGCGATGGTGAACAAACCAGAGATTTTATATACGTAAAAGATGTGGCTGAAGCCAATTATAAGGCTTTAAATGCGGGAGATGGTGAAATATTAAATATAAGTACGAACAGGTGTGTGACGATCAACTATCTCTTTAATATTTTAAAAGAGATAATCATGTCAGATCAAAATCCCGAGTATCAACCCCCTCGACAAGGTGATATAAGAAATAGTTACCTTGATAATAAAAAGGCAAAAGAACTATTGAACTGGCAGCCAAAATACCGCCTTGAGCAAGGCTTAAAAGAGACCGTAGAATATTATCATAATATATTTACAGTTCGTTAATAGTTTTGTCAAAAATATCTCTTATAATTATAACTGGAATCAAAAAGAAAAGGAGGTATTTTGGATGTTCAATGGTTTTAATGATGAAAATTATACGGACATGATGGCCGAGATAAGGCCTGTTAGAAAGAGAAAGGGCTTTAGAGGATTTATAAAGAACCTGTTTAGCAAGTACCTCGTAACGACATTAATAGGTGCAATTATAGGGGGATTAATAGTAACATATGCTGCGCCTTATCTTACACCTGACCAGCCTACGAAGACAGCCATATTGCAGCCTAATTTCAAGCCAGTGACATTAAACCTTAATGGTGGTACTAATCCGTGGGACCTGGTAGTTCAGATAGCAAAACAGGTATCCCCTTCTGTCGTAGGCATTACCAATAACGTATATGTTTCTAATGGCTTCCAGAACAAACTGGTAGAGCAGGGCAGCGGATCGGGTATAATAATAAGTCCTGACGGATATATCGTCACCAATAATCACGTCATTGACGGTGCTACTGTCGTTATGGTAAAGACCACTCAGGGAAAACAGTACAGGGCACAGGTGATAGGAGCGGATGCCAGGACGGATCTGGCGGTTTTAAAGATAAATGCTACAGGGTTGCCTGCAGCAAAGCTGGGCAATTCTTCGGAGTTACAGGTAGGAGAATTGGCAGTAGCTATTGGTAATCCATTGGGAGATGCTTTTGCGGATACCGTTACGGTAGGTGTAATATCGGGATTAAACCGCAAATTGGATACTGATGCTGAGAGTTTACCCCTTATACAGACAGATGCAGCCATAAATCCGGGAAACAGCGGCGGTCCACTGGTGAACTATAAGGGTGAAGTTATAGGTATAAACAGCATTAAGCTTACAAGTACAGGTTCACAATCGGATCCTTTTGGCATATTTGGCAATCAGGGCACAAATGTAGAAGGCATGGGGTTTGCTATATCTATTGACGCTGCGAAGCCGATTATAGAGAACCTCATTAAATATGGCAAAATACAAAGGCCTATGATTGGTATAATGGGAGCTACTGTAACTCCTGAGCTTTCCAAGGCCTATAATATGCCTGTAGGTATATATGTACAGCAGGTACAGCCAGGGTCTCCGGCAGAGATGGTGGGTCTAAGGCCTGGCGATGTGATAACAGCTGTGGATGGCAATGTAACTAAAACAATACAGCAACTCCAGAGCATAATAGAAAAACATAAAGTAGGAGATGTAGTAACTGTGACGGTTTGGAGGGGAGGCAAGAGTTTGAATCTCAGGATCAAATTGATCCAGGCGCAGTAAGATTCCAGTATGATAATTTGCATTATTTCACACAACACTATATAATATAATTGCTTGATTGACATAAACTATTTGATTGACGGAGGACTTTGAATGTATTTGATCGTTGGCTTAGGCAATCCGGGTTCTCAATACCAGGGAACCCGGCATAATGTTGGTTTTGATGTAGTAGATAGATTGTCCGAAAGATGGTCTATACCTGTAAAGGATATAAAGTATAAAGGGCTTACAGGCAAAGGTAGTTATAAAGGCGAAGACGTTATACTCCTCAAACCGTCCACTTATATGAATGAAAGCGGAAGGTCTGTTATTGATGCGGTAAGAGATTTGGCTTTGCCATTATCAAGGGTAATTATAGTCTATGACGATGTGGATCTGGATATAGGGAGGATCAGGGTGAGGCGAAAAGGCAGCGCTGGAGGCCATAACGGCATGAAGTCCATCATATATCACCTTGAAAGCGAAGAGTTTCCAAGGGTGAGGGTGGGAATAGGAACGCCTGCGGATGGATGTGATATGATTGCCCATGTATTGGGTCATTTCTCCAGCGATGAGCGCAGAAAGGTAGATTGTGCCATTGATCTCGCCTGTGATGCCATTGAAACCATCATAAAAGATTCTGTTTATGAAGCTATGAATAGGTTTAATGGGTTGCAGATATGTGGGTGATAGCGGGTACTATGGCTGCAGGGGCAGCGTATGTCATCAACATTGTTATATCCAGGTTCACACCCAGGTATTCGGTTACGTTGGCTGCGCCCTTTATAGAAGAATTTTTGAAGACATATATTGCCATATCCATAGGCACTGATGTTGTTTTGAGCCACACTGTATTTGGTGTGGCTGAAGGCATTTATGATTATTTTAATGCCGGGAAAAAGGTCAATGCCAGATCTGCAGCCCTGAGCGTTGTAACCCATGGCATTTTTGGTTATATTACATTAAAGCTCAGCACATCTGCAGGGATAATATATGCGGTAATCATGGTTGCATTTATTCATTCCCTTTGGAACATTATTATGATGGGAGGTAAAAATATTGCTGATTGAACCACTTAAAGAATTAAAGGAATTTAATGCACTTCTAAATGACCTGACCAGCGGCAATACCCCTGTGCTTGCTACCGGGCTTACGGATACTCAGAGGGTGCACGTGGCTTATGCCATAAGCCGCATTACGGGCAAAAGGATATTGTATATTGCACAGGATGAATTACACGCCAGAAAGATTGCAGGGGATTTTGCGTTTTTTACGGATAATGTAGGATACTTCCCATCAAAAGAGATCATGTTCTATAAGACTGATGCGAAGAGCAATGAGTTAACGGAGAAAAGGTTATCAGTTATTGAGAAACTGTTGTACGGCGACGATATGATAATTGTGGCTTCTATAAAGTCATTGCTTAACAGGCTTACACCACCGGATAGATTTAAACAAGCGCTTAAAACCTTAAAAATAGGGGATACCTTAGACCTGAGCAAATTTGCGGCTGATCTTGTGTCTATGGGGTATGAAAGAGTGGATATGATCGAAGGTAAAGGGCAGTTTAGCATTAGAGGTGGAATTGTGGATTTCTTCCCGATAACAGAGGAGAAACCTTACCGGGTGGAGCTGTTTGATGATGAAATCGACTCTATAAGGATCTTTGATGTTGTATCACAGCGCACGGAAGATGTAGTGGATAGCGTCAGGCTTTTCCCCTCCAGAGAGTTGATGGTAACACAGGACGATATAAAAAGGGCCACAGATGTCATATCAAAAGAGTTGAGCAAGCAGGTAGAAAAACTCAAAGTACATGTACCTGATGCGGCCCAAAGGTTGTCGGATAAAATCAGCGAGTATATAGAGCGATTGGAAAATGGAGCTGATTTTGCTGATATAGATCTTTTTATAAATTATTTCTTTGCTGATACTGCTACGCTGCTGGACTATATAGGGGATGCCATTATATTTGTAGACGAGCCTGACAAGATAAAACAGACAGCAGAAGCTCATATGTTTGAGTTCCAGGAAGATTTTAAAACATTTCTCCAAAAAGGTGAGGTGCTTCCTGGACAGGCATCTCTTATGGCTCCATATGATGAGGTGGCTTCGAGGATACAATCCGGCCCCGTAGTGATTTATAATCCATTTATGAGGTCTTTAAGCGGCTTTTCACCTAAGAGCTTTGTGAGTTTTACTGCCAGAAGTATGCATCCGTTTCATTATAAAATGGATATGCTGGTGGATGAATTAAATGTATGGCAGAATATGAATTACAGAGTAGTTTTACTGTCAGGAGACCAGAACAGAGGAGTATCTCTCTGCGATAACCTTATACGTGAAGGCATAAGGTGCCAGTACAGAGAAAAGGCAGAGGGGAATATTCAAAAGGGCCAAGTGATAGTGGTGCCCGGGACTCTCAGCAATGGTTTCGAGTACCCCGATATTCGATTTGTGGTAGTAAGCGATGAAGAGATTTTCGGGACAGCGAGAAAAAAGAGAAGCTTTATTGTAAAGAAAGAGGGACGTATAAAAAGCTTTGCTGAATTAAAACCTGGTGATTATGTGGTTCACGTAAATCATGGTATCGGAAGATATGTTGGAATAAATAAAATTCAGGTCGATGGTGTCACAAGGGATTACCTTTATATACAGTACGCTGGCGCTGACAAGCTATATGTGCCAGTAGATCAGCTGGACATGATACAGAAATACATCGGCTCAGAAGATGCACCGCCTAAGCTCAGCAAGCTGGGCGGAAGCGAATGGGCCAGGACCAAGAGTAAGGTCAAACAGTCTATAAAAAATATAGCCTCAGAATTGATAAAGCTCTATGCAGAAAGAAGTGCTATGAAAGGGTACGCCTATCCTCAGGATACGCCCTGGCAGAGACAATTTGAAGATCAATTTCCGTACGAGGAGACACCTGATCAGCTCAGGGCCATAGAAGAAGTCAAAGCTGACATGGAATCTGACAAGGTGATGGACAGGCTTTTGTGTGGCGATGTTGGGTATGGTAAAACCGAAGTGGCCATTAGAGCTGCGTTTAAGGCGGCAATCAGTGGCAAACAGGTTGCGGTTTTATGTCCTACAACTATACTGGCTGAGCAGCATTACAATACATTTTCAAATAGGTTTAAGGATTTCCCCATAAAGGTAGATATGCTAAGCCGTTTTCGCTCTAAAGAGCGTCAGAAGGAAACGATAAAAGGCATAAAAGACGGTACCGTAGATGTGGTCATAGGTACTCACAGGCTGCTGCAGAAAGACGTTGTATTTCACGATCTGGGTCTTCTCATAATAGATGAAGAACAAAGGTTCGGAGTGAGGCATAAAGAGCGCATAAAGCAGTTGAAAAAGAATGTAGATGTTCTGACATTGACGGCAACACCCATACCTAGAACGCTGTATATGTCATTGCTAAATATAAGAGATATGAGCGTGCTGGAAAATCCTCCTGGAGAGAGATTCCCTGTTCAGACCTATGTGGTAGAATACAATGATGCGCTCATTCGAGACGCCATATTAAAGGAATTGAACAGGGGTGGACAGGTGTATTTTGTCTACAATAGAGTTGCAAGCATAAATAACATGGCAACCTATCTGGCACAGCTGGTACCAGAAGCCAGCATAGCTGTTGCCCATGGCCAGATGAGCGAGAAACAGCTGGAAAATGTCATGATGCAATTCTACGAAGGCAAGTACGACATTCTCCTGTGTACCACGATTATAGAAACAGGGCTGGATATTCCTAATGTAAACACCATAATCGTATATGATGCTGATAATTTCGGCCTTTCTCAGCTATATCAGTTAAGAGGTCGCGTGGGCAGATCCAACAGGCTAGCGTATGCTTATTTTACGTATAGAAAGGACAAGGTTCTATCTCAGGAAGCGGAAAAGAGGCTTGAAGCCATAAAGGAATTTACTGAGTTTGGGTCGGGATTTAAACTGGCACTCAGGGATCTGGAGATACGCGGAGCGGGGAATATACTGGGGGCTGAACAGCATGGGCATATGATGTCTGTGGGGTATGATATGTATATGCGGCTGATGGAGGAGGCCATAAAAGAACTCAAGGGCGAACCTGTGGAGAAAGATGTGGAGGTAAGTGTAGACTTGAGCGTAAACGCATATATCGACGAAAATTATATCCCTGGTGAAGAGCAGAGGCTGGAGATGTATAAAAAGATAGCGGCTATAAGCAGTAAAGATGATGTCATGGATGTAGAGGATGAGCTATTGGATAG
Proteins encoded in this region:
- a CDS encoding SDR family oxidoreductase, producing the protein MKVLVTGGAGFIGSNLVDLLIDKGCDVIVVDSLITGKKENINKAARFYKIDIRDEGIKDIFEKERPEFVIHHAAQIDVQRSIKDPVYDASVNILGTVNLLQQCVHYGVKKIVYASSAAVYGNPLYLGIDESHRVQPLSFYGITKHAVEHYLYVYRELYGLNYTVLRYANVYGPRQDYTGEGGVVAIFIDRLLHGKRPVIYGDGEQTRDFIYVKDVAEANYKALNAGDGEILNISTNRCVTINYLFNILKEIIMSDQNPEYQPPRQGDIRNSYLDNKKAKELLNWQPKYRLEQGLKETVEYYHNIFTVR
- a CDS encoding S1C family serine protease; this encodes MFNGFNDENYTDMMAEIRPVRKRKGFRGFIKNLFSKYLVTTLIGAIIGGLIVTYAAPYLTPDQPTKTAILQPNFKPVTLNLNGGTNPWDLVVQIAKQVSPSVVGITNNVYVSNGFQNKLVEQGSGSGIIISPDGYIVTNNHVIDGATVVMVKTTQGKQYRAQVIGADARTDLAVLKINATGLPAAKLGNSSELQVGELAVAIGNPLGDAFADTVTVGVISGLNRKLDTDAESLPLIQTDAAINPGNSGGPLVNYKGEVIGINSIKLTSTGSQSDPFGIFGNQGTNVEGMGFAISIDAAKPIIENLIKYGKIQRPMIGIMGATVTPELSKAYNMPVGIYVQQVQPGSPAEMVGLRPGDVITAVDGNVTKTIQQLQSIIEKHKVGDVVTVTVWRGGKSLNLRIKLIQAQ
- the pth gene encoding aminoacyl-tRNA hydrolase; the protein is MYLIVGLGNPGSQYQGTRHNVGFDVVDRLSERWSIPVKDIKYKGLTGKGSYKGEDVILLKPSTYMNESGRSVIDAVRDLALPLSRVIIVYDDVDLDIGRIRVRRKGSAGGHNGMKSIIYHLESEEFPRVRVGIGTPADGCDMIAHVLGHFSSDERRKVDCAIDLACDAIETIIKDSVYEAMNRFNGLQICG
- the mfd gene encoding transcription-repair coupling factor, with the protein product MLIEPLKELKEFNALLNDLTSGNTPVLATGLTDTQRVHVAYAISRITGKRILYIAQDELHARKIAGDFAFFTDNVGYFPSKEIMFYKTDAKSNELTEKRLSVIEKLLYGDDMIIVASIKSLLNRLTPPDRFKQALKTLKIGDTLDLSKFAADLVSMGYERVDMIEGKGQFSIRGGIVDFFPITEEKPYRVELFDDEIDSIRIFDVVSQRTEDVVDSVRLFPSRELMVTQDDIKRATDVISKELSKQVEKLKVHVPDAAQRLSDKISEYIERLENGADFADIDLFINYFFADTATLLDYIGDAIIFVDEPDKIKQTAEAHMFEFQEDFKTFLQKGEVLPGQASLMAPYDEVASRIQSGPVVIYNPFMRSLSGFSPKSFVSFTARSMHPFHYKMDMLVDELNVWQNMNYRVVLLSGDQNRGVSLCDNLIREGIRCQYREKAEGNIQKGQVIVVPGTLSNGFEYPDIRFVVVSDEEIFGTARKKRSFIVKKEGRIKSFAELKPGDYVVHVNHGIGRYVGINKIQVDGVTRDYLYIQYAGADKLYVPVDQLDMIQKYIGSEDAPPKLSKLGGSEWARTKSKVKQSIKNIASELIKLYAERSAMKGYAYPQDTPWQRQFEDQFPYEETPDQLRAIEEVKADMESDKVMDRLLCGDVGYGKTEVAIRAAFKAAISGKQVAVLCPTTILAEQHYNTFSNRFKDFPIKVDMLSRFRSKERQKETIKGIKDGTVDVVIGTHRLLQKDVVFHDLGLLIIDEEQRFGVRHKERIKQLKKNVDVLTLTATPIPRTLYMSLLNIRDMSVLENPPGERFPVQTYVVEYNDALIRDAILKELNRGGQVYFVYNRVASINNMATYLAQLVPEASIAVAHGQMSEKQLENVMMQFYEGKYDILLCTTIIETGLDIPNVNTIIVYDADNFGLSQLYQLRGRVGRSNRLAYAYFTYRKDKVLSQEAEKRLEAIKEFTEFGSGFKLALRDLEIRGAGNILGAEQHGHMMSVGYDMYMRLMEEAIKELKGEPVEKDVEVSVDLSVNAYIDENYIPGEEQRLEMYKKIAAISSKDDVMDVEDELLDRFGDVPQVTRNLITIAYIKCLARSTGIVSITQRGDMVVLYLKDPIYLPDYILKEYKSRLYYNAEEKPYISLKVSQKPSMMLKELQDFLVKLKQLQDQPVAVAQ